The following proteins are encoded in a genomic region of Streptomyces sp. NBC_01723:
- a CDS encoding GPR1/FUN34/YaaH family transporter, which produces MDNDVSAGSTTTIVGRLALGITLLAFGLGHTAVIDQVTAADAVTVAQYVGGVALFVAGLLALRDRDTASGAAFTVLGALWFTWAVSADNQVSANAAGLFLLLFALVALTLTFAGGDALGQGTYGLLCVSLLLLAVGSFADSTALGKAGGWFAVGAGAVAWYAATAVLAHWPTSMPRRAAGRGVTV; this is translated from the coding sequence GTGGACAACGACGTCTCCGCGGGAAGCACCACCACCATCGTCGGCCGACTCGCCCTCGGCATCACCCTGCTGGCCTTCGGCCTCGGTCACACCGCCGTGATCGACCAGGTGACGGCGGCGGACGCCGTGACCGTCGCCCAGTACGTCGGCGGCGTCGCGCTCTTCGTCGCCGGTCTGCTCGCACTGCGCGACCGCGACACCGCCTCCGGCGCGGCCTTCACCGTCCTGGGCGCGCTCTGGTTCACCTGGGCCGTCTCCGCCGACAACCAGGTCTCCGCCAACGCGGCGGGACTCTTCCTGCTCCTGTTCGCCCTCGTCGCCCTCACCCTCACGTTCGCCGGCGGCGACGCGCTCGGGCAGGGGACGTACGGGCTGCTCTGCGTGTCCCTGCTGCTGCTCGCCGTCGGTTCGTTCGCGGACAGTACGGCGCTGGGCAAGGCGGGCGGGTGGTTCGCCGTCGGGGCGGGGGCGGTCGCCTGGTACGCGGCGACCGCGGTCCTGGCCCACTGGCCCACGTCGATGCCGAGGCGCGCTGCGGGCCGGGGAGTGACGGTGTAG
- a CDS encoding helix-turn-helix domain-containing protein: protein MSHDSTAAPESTARKLSGRRRKEIVAVLLFSGGPIFESSIPLSVFGIDRQDAGVPRYRLLVCAGEDGPLRTTGGLELTAPQGLEAISRAGTVVVPAWRSITSPPPEEALDALRRAHEEGARIVGLCTGAFVLAAAGLLDSRPATTHWMYAPTLAKRYPSVHVDPRELFVDDGDVLTSAGTAAGIDLCLHIVRTDHGNEAAGALARRLVVPPRRSGGQERYLDRSLPEEIGADPLAEVVAWALEHLHEQFDVETLAARAYMSRRTFDRRFRSLTGSAPLQWLITQRVLQAQRLLETSDYSVDEVAGRCGFRSPVALRGHFRRQLGSSPAAYRAAYRARRPQSERPVDQDPAGAGAPRPLAPAEPAALPPESSVPFQSRRTPAPVPATAGVPGQRGAS, encoded by the coding sequence ATGAGCCACGACTCCACTGCCGCGCCGGAAAGCACCGCCCGGAAGCTCTCCGGGCGACGCCGCAAGGAGATCGTCGCGGTGCTGCTGTTCAGCGGCGGCCCCATCTTCGAGAGTTCCATACCGCTGTCGGTGTTCGGGATCGACCGCCAGGACGCCGGCGTGCCGCGCTACCGCTTGCTGGTGTGTGCCGGTGAGGACGGCCCGCTGCGGACCACGGGGGGCCTCGAACTGACCGCGCCGCAGGGCCTGGAGGCGATCTCACGCGCGGGCACCGTCGTCGTGCCGGCCTGGCGGTCGATCACCTCGCCGCCACCGGAGGAGGCGCTCGACGCCCTGCGCCGGGCGCACGAGGAGGGCGCCCGCATCGTCGGCCTGTGCACCGGCGCCTTCGTGCTGGCCGCGGCCGGCCTGCTGGACAGCCGCCCGGCGACCACGCACTGGATGTACGCGCCGACGCTGGCCAAGCGCTATCCGTCGGTGCACGTGGACCCGCGCGAGCTGTTCGTGGACGACGGCGACGTGCTGACGTCCGCGGGCACCGCCGCCGGGATCGACCTGTGCCTGCACATCGTGCGCACCGACCACGGAAACGAGGCGGCCGGCGCGCTGGCCCGCCGCCTGGTGGTGCCGCCGCGCCGGAGCGGAGGCCAGGAGCGCTACCTGGACAGGTCTTTACCGGAGGAGATCGGCGCCGACCCGCTCGCCGAGGTCGTCGCCTGGGCGCTGGAACACCTCCACGAGCAGTTCGACGTGGAGACGCTGGCCGCGCGCGCCTACATGAGCCGCCGCACCTTCGACCGCCGCTTCCGGTCGCTGACCGGCAGCGCGCCGCTCCAGTGGCTGATCACCCAGCGGGTGCTGCAGGCGCAGCGCCTGCTGGAGACGTCGGACTACTCGGTGGACGAGGTCGCGGGCCGCTGCGGATTCCGCTCGCCGGTGGCCCTGCGCGGTCACTTCCGCCGCCAGCTGGGGTCCTCGCCCGCCGCCTACCGTGCCGCCTACCGGGCACGGCGCCCGCAGAGCGAGCGCCCGGTGGACCAGGATCCGGCGGGAGCGGGGGCGCCGAGGCCCCTCGCCCCCGCGGAACCGGCCGCGCTGCCGCCGGAGAGTTCGGTCCCGTTCCAGTCCCGCCGCACCCCGGCCCCGGTCCCGGCGACGGCCGGCGTCCCCGGGCAGCGGGGCGCGTCGTGA
- a CDS encoding carbohydrate ABC transporter permease: MTTRHDTAAPPSKGGAAPGRPPGDAVSPEEARKRARLSRRWQRDLRWSPYAFVSPFFLLFAAFGLFPLLYTGWASLHTVELTAPTDMTWVGLDNFTRIFDDEFFWNAAQNTLTIGIISTVPQLLMAMGLAHILNYKLRGSTFYRVVMLAPYATSIAAASLVFVLLFGRDYGMINWALDLVGFDKVDWQSDKWPSQIAVSSIVIWRWTGYNALIYLAAMQAIPQDLYESAALDGASRWRQFIHVTLPQLRPTILFTVVVSTIGASQLFGEPLLFDANKGASGGSQHQFQTLGLYLYEQGWINQHLGRASAIAWTMFLILIVIGIVNYVISRRLRASS, encoded by the coding sequence ATGACCACCCGGCACGACACCGCCGCGCCCCCCTCCAAGGGGGGCGCGGCCCCGGGCCGACCGCCCGGTGACGCGGTCTCCCCCGAGGAGGCGAGGAAGCGGGCCCGGCTCTCCCGCCGCTGGCAGCGGGACCTGCGCTGGAGCCCGTACGCCTTCGTCTCCCCGTTCTTTCTGCTGTTCGCCGCCTTCGGCCTGTTCCCGCTGCTCTACACCGGCTGGGCCTCGCTGCACACGGTGGAGCTGACGGCGCCCACCGACATGACGTGGGTCGGCCTGGACAACTTCACCAGGATCTTCGACGACGAGTTCTTCTGGAACGCGGCGCAGAACACGCTGACCATCGGCATCATCTCCACGGTGCCGCAACTGCTCATGGCGATGGGCCTCGCGCACATCCTCAACTACAAGCTCCGCGGCTCCACCTTCTACCGCGTGGTGATGCTCGCGCCGTACGCGACGTCGATCGCCGCCGCCTCGCTGGTCTTCGTGCTCCTCTTCGGCCGCGACTACGGCATGATCAACTGGGCGCTCGACCTGGTCGGCTTCGACAAGGTCGACTGGCAGAGCGACAAGTGGCCGTCCCAGATCGCCGTCTCGTCGATCGTCATCTGGCGCTGGACCGGCTACAACGCGCTGATCTACCTGGCGGCGATGCAGGCGATCCCCCAGGACCTGTACGAGTCGGCGGCGCTGGACGGTGCCAGCCGGTGGCGGCAGTTCATCCACGTCACGCTGCCCCAGCTGCGTCCGACGATCCTCTTCACCGTCGTCGTGTCGACCATCGGCGCCTCCCAGCTGTTCGGCGAGCCGTTGCTGTTCGACGCCAACAAGGGCGCGTCGGGCGGCTCCCAGCACCAGTTCCAGACACTCGGCCTGTACCTGTACGAGCAGGGCTGGATCAACCAGCACCTGGGCCGCGCCTCGGCGATCGCCTGGACGATGTTCCTGATCCTCATCGTGATCGGGATCGTCAACTACGTCATCTCGCGCCGGCTGCGCGCCAGTAGTTAA
- a CDS encoding carbohydrate ABC transporter permease: MTTTLTKPPADPVPQPPRRGRLRSKSARAGGQMHAGPVAYIILALFTLGSLFPLVWTAIAASRDNQRLAQTPPPFWFGGNLFDKIEIAWTDANMGEAILNTTIVAGISAVTVVFLSTIAGFAFAKLKFRGRNALMLIVVGTMMIPPQLSIIPLYMMVAKLDWTDQLQAVIFPSLVSAFGVFFMRQYLLQALPDEIIEAARVDGASSWRVIWHVVFPTARPAMAVLGMLMFVQVWNDFLWPFLVLTQNGNPTVQVAVAGLGRGFTPDQALIMGGALLGTLPLLLVFAIFGKQIVGGIMQGAVKG; encoded by the coding sequence GTGACGACGACCCTGACCAAACCCCCGGCCGATCCGGTGCCCCAACCGCCCCGGCGGGGCCGGCTCCGGTCCAAGTCGGCCCGGGCCGGCGGACAGATGCACGCAGGACCCGTCGCGTACATCATCCTCGCCCTGTTCACCCTCGGTTCGCTGTTCCCGCTGGTGTGGACGGCGATCGCCGCCTCACGCGACAACCAGCGCCTGGCCCAGACGCCGCCGCCGTTCTGGTTCGGCGGCAACCTCTTCGACAAGATCGAGATCGCCTGGACCGACGCCAACATGGGCGAGGCGATCCTCAACACCACGATCGTGGCGGGGATCTCGGCGGTCACCGTCGTGTTCCTGTCGACGATCGCCGGCTTCGCCTTCGCCAAGCTGAAGTTCCGGGGCCGCAACGCGCTGATGCTGATCGTGGTCGGCACCATGATGATCCCGCCGCAGCTGAGCATCATCCCGCTGTACATGATGGTGGCCAAGCTGGACTGGACCGACCAGCTCCAGGCGGTGATCTTCCCGTCGCTCGTCAGCGCGTTCGGCGTGTTCTTCATGCGGCAGTACCTGCTGCAGGCGCTGCCGGACGAGATCATCGAGGCCGCCCGGGTGGACGGCGCGAGCAGCTGGCGCGTCATCTGGCACGTGGTGTTCCCGACGGCCCGGCCCGCGATGGCCGTCCTCGGCATGCTGATGTTCGTCCAGGTGTGGAACGACTTCCTGTGGCCGTTCCTGGTGCTGACGCAGAACGGCAACCCGACCGTGCAGGTCGCCGTGGCCGGCCTCGGCCGCGGCTTCACCCCGGACCAGGCCCTGATCATGGGTGGCGCGCTGCTCGGCACGCTGCCGCTGCTGCTGGTCTTCGCGATCTTCGGCAAGCAGATCGTGGGCGGCATCATGCAGGGAGCCGTCAAGGGCTGA
- a CDS encoding GH1 family beta-glucosidase — protein sequence MLESATPVTPVTFPPAFLWGAATSAYQIEGAVREDGRTPSIWDTFSHTPGKTAGGDTGDIAVDHYHRYRDDVALMKDLGLGAYRFSISWPRVQPTGRGPAVQRGLDFYRRLVDELLAAGIKPAVTLYHWDLPQELEDAGGWPERDTAYRFAEYAQIVGEALGDRVEQWITLNEPWCAAFLGYASGVHAPGRTDPAASLRAAHHLNLAHGLSTVALRSVMPARNSVAISLNTSVVRPLSQKPEDLAAARRIDDLSGGIFHGPILHGAYPQSLLEATAPVTDWSFVQDGDLGQIRQPIDAICLNYYTPTVVSAADADSRAPRADGHGASDHSPWPAADDVAFHQPPGERTEMGWSVDPTGLHELIMRYHREAPGLPLYISENGAAYDDKPGADGTVHDPERVAYLHGHLTAVRRAITDGADVRGYYLWSLMDNFEWAYGYEKRFGAVYVDYVSQQRTPKSSALWYGRAARSGSLPPVDSAE from the coding sequence ATGCTTGAGTCCGCAACGCCGGTGACCCCGGTGACCTTCCCCCCTGCCTTCCTCTGGGGCGCCGCGACCTCGGCGTACCAGATCGAGGGCGCGGTGCGCGAGGACGGCCGTACGCCCTCGATCTGGGACACCTTCAGCCACACCCCCGGAAAGACGGCCGGCGGGGACACCGGTGACATCGCTGTCGACCACTACCACCGCTACCGCGACGACGTGGCGCTGATGAAGGACCTGGGGCTCGGCGCGTACCGCTTCTCCATCTCCTGGCCCCGGGTGCAGCCGACCGGCCGCGGCCCTGCCGTCCAGCGCGGCCTGGACTTCTACCGCCGCCTGGTGGACGAGCTGCTGGCCGCCGGGATCAAACCGGCCGTCACCCTCTACCACTGGGACCTGCCGCAGGAGCTGGAGGACGCGGGCGGCTGGCCGGAGCGGGACACCGCGTACCGGTTCGCGGAGTACGCGCAGATCGTGGGCGAGGCGCTTGGCGACCGCGTGGAGCAGTGGATCACGCTCAACGAGCCCTGGTGCGCGGCCTTCCTGGGCTACGCCTCCGGGGTGCACGCGCCCGGCCGCACCGACCCCGCGGCCTCACTGCGCGCCGCGCACCACCTGAACCTGGCGCACGGTCTGAGCACGGTGGCCCTGCGGTCGGTGATGCCGGCCCGCAACTCGGTGGCGATCAGCCTCAACACCTCGGTCGTCCGCCCGCTGTCGCAGAAGCCGGAGGACCTGGCGGCGGCCCGCAGGATCGACGACCTGTCCGGCGGGATCTTCCACGGCCCGATCCTGCACGGCGCCTACCCGCAGTCCCTGCTGGAGGCGACGGCGCCGGTGACGGACTGGTCGTTCGTCCAGGACGGCGACCTGGGGCAGATCCGCCAGCCGATCGACGCGATCTGCCTCAACTACTACACGCCGACCGTGGTCTCGGCGGCGGACGCCGACTCCCGGGCGCCGCGCGCCGACGGTCACGGCGCGAGCGACCACTCGCCGTGGCCGGCCGCCGACGACGTGGCCTTCCACCAGCCGCCGGGCGAGCGCACGGAGATGGGCTGGAGCGTCGACCCGACCGGCCTGCACGAGCTGATCATGCGCTACCACCGCGAGGCGCCCGGCCTGCCGCTGTACATCAGCGAGAACGGTGCCGCCTACGACGACAAGCCGGGTGCCGACGGCACGGTGCACGACCCGGAGCGCGTCGCCTACCTGCACGGCCACCTCACGGCGGTGCGCCGGGCCATCACCGACGGCGCCGACGTCCGCGGCTACTACCTGTGGTCCCTGATGGACAACTTCGAGTGGGCCTACGGCTACGAGAAGCGGTTCGGCGCGGTCTACGTCGACTACGTCTCCCAGCAGCGCACCCCCAAGTCGAGCGCCCTGTGGTACGGCCGGGCGGCCCGCTCGGGCTCGCTCCCGCCGGTGGACTCCGCCGAGTAG
- the glmS gene encoding glutamine--fructose-6-phosphate transaminase (isomerizing), with the protein MCGIVGYIGKRDVAPLLLEGLQRLEYRGYDSAGIVVTSPKAAGLKMVKAKGRVRDLEAKVPARFKGTTGIAHTRWATHGAPSDANAHPHMSADQKVAVVHNGIIDNAADLRRKLEADGVEFLSETDTEVLVHLIARSEAEKLEDKVRETLRVIEGTYGIAVMHADFPERIVVARNGSPVVLGIGEKEMFVASDIAALVAHTRQIVTLDDGEMATLKADDFRTYTTEGTRTTAEPTTVEWEAASYDMGGHDTYMHKEIHEQAEAVDRVLRGRIDDRFSTVHLGGLNLDARDARAVRRVKILGCGTSYHAGQIGAQMIEELARIPADAEPASEFRYRNAVVDPDTLYIAVSQSGETYDVLAAVQELKRKGARVLGIVNVVGSAIAREADGGMYVHAGPEVCVVSTKCFTNTCVAFALLALHLGRTRDLSVRDGKRIIEGLRKLPAQIAEMLEQEEDVRKLAAQYADARSMLFIGRVRGYPVAREASLKLKEVSYIHAEAYPASELKHGPLALIEPALPTVAIVPDDDLLEKNRAAMEEIKARSGQILAVAHQEQEKADHTIVVPKNEDELDPILMGIPLQLLAYHTALALGRDIDKPRNLAKSVTVE; encoded by the coding sequence ATGTGCGGAATCGTCGGATACATCGGCAAGCGTGACGTCGCGCCCCTGCTCCTGGAGGGCCTCCAGCGCCTGGAGTACCGCGGCTACGACTCGGCGGGCATCGTCGTCACGTCCCCGAAGGCGGCCGGCCTGAAGATGGTCAAGGCCAAGGGCCGGGTCCGCGACCTGGAGGCCAAGGTCCCGGCGCGCTTCAAGGGCACCACCGGCATCGCCCACACCCGCTGGGCCACCCACGGCGCCCCGTCCGACGCGAACGCCCACCCGCACATGTCGGCCGACCAGAAGGTCGCCGTCGTCCACAACGGCATCATCGACAATGCCGCCGACCTGCGCCGCAAGCTGGAGGCGGACGGCGTCGAGTTCCTCTCCGAGACCGACACCGAGGTCCTCGTCCACCTCATCGCCCGCTCCGAGGCGGAGAAGCTGGAGGACAAGGTCCGCGAGACCCTGCGGGTCATCGAGGGCACCTACGGCATCGCCGTGATGCACGCCGACTTCCCCGAGCGCATCGTCGTCGCCCGCAACGGCTCGCCGGTCGTCCTCGGCATCGGCGAGAAGGAGATGTTCGTCGCCTCGGACATCGCCGCGCTGGTCGCCCACACCCGCCAGATAGTCACCCTCGACGACGGCGAGATGGCCACCCTCAAGGCGGACGACTTCCGCACGTACACCACCGAGGGAACCCGCACCACCGCCGAGCCCACCACGGTGGAGTGGGAGGCCGCCTCCTACGACATGGGCGGCCACGACACCTACATGCACAAGGAGATCCACGAGCAGGCCGAGGCCGTGGACCGCGTGCTGCGCGGCCGGATCGACGACCGCTTCTCCACCGTGCACCTCGGCGGCCTCAACCTGGACGCCCGCGACGCGCGCGCCGTGCGCCGCGTGAAGATCCTCGGCTGTGGCACCTCGTACCACGCGGGCCAGATCGGCGCCCAGATGATCGAGGAGCTGGCCCGCATCCCCGCGGACGCCGAGCCCGCCTCCGAGTTCCGGTACCGCAACGCGGTCGTCGACCCCGACACCCTGTACATCGCCGTCTCCCAGTCCGGCGAGACGTACGACGTGCTGGCCGCCGTGCAGGAGCTGAAGCGCAAGGGCGCCCGCGTCCTCGGCATCGTCAACGTGGTCGGCTCGGCGATCGCCCGCGAGGCCGACGGCGGCATGTACGTGCACGCCGGGCCCGAGGTCTGCGTCGTCTCCACCAAGTGCTTCACCAACACCTGCGTCGCCTTCGCGCTGCTCGCCCTGCACCTGGGCCGCACCCGCGACCTCTCGGTCCGCGACGGCAAGCGGATCATCGAGGGCCTGCGCAAGCTGCCCGCGCAGATCGCCGAGATGCTGGAGCAGGAGGAGGACGTCAGGAAGCTGGCCGCGCAGTACGCCGACGCCCGCTCGATGCTCTTCATCGGCCGCGTCCGCGGCTACCCGGTCGCCCGTGAGGCCTCCCTGAAGCTCAAGGAGGTCTCGTACATCCACGCCGAGGCCTACCCGGCCTCCGAGCTGAAGCACGGCCCGCTCGCCCTGATCGAGCCCGCCCTGCCGACGGTCGCGATCGTGCCGGACGACGACCTGCTGGAGAAGAACCGCGCGGCCATGGAGGAGATCAAGGCCCGCAGCGGCCAGATCCTCGCCGTCGCCCACCAGGAGCAGGAGAAGGCCGACCACACCATCGTCGTCCCGAAGAACGAGGACGAGCTGGACCCCATCCTGATGGGCATCCCCCTCCAACTCCTCGCCTACCACACGGCCCTGGCCCTGGGCAGGGACATCGACAAGCCGCGGAACCTGGCAAAGTCGGTCACGGTGGAGTAG
- the orn gene encoding oligoribonuclease has product MNDRMVWIDCEMTGLSLSDDALIEVAALVTDSELNILGEGVDIVVRPPERALETMPDVVREMHTSSGLLAELDGGTTLADAEAQVLAYVREHVKEPGKAPLCGNSVGTDRGFLLRDMPTLEDYLHYRIVDVSSIKELARRWYPRAYFNSPEKNGNHRALADIRESIAELRYYREAVFVPQPGPDSDTAKAIAAKHVVAAR; this is encoded by the coding sequence ATGAACGATCGCATGGTGTGGATCGACTGCGAGATGACCGGCCTCTCGCTGTCCGACGACGCGCTCATCGAGGTTGCCGCCCTCGTCACCGACTCCGAGCTGAACATCCTCGGCGAGGGCGTCGACATCGTCGTCCGCCCGCCGGAGCGGGCCCTGGAGACGATGCCCGACGTGGTGCGTGAGATGCACACCTCGTCCGGCCTGCTCGCGGAGCTGGACGGCGGCACGACGCTCGCGGACGCCGAGGCGCAGGTCCTCGCGTACGTACGCGAGCACGTGAAGGAGCCCGGCAAGGCCCCCCTGTGCGGGAACTCGGTCGGCACCGACCGCGGCTTCCTGCTGCGGGACATGCCCACGCTCGAGGACTACCTCCACTACCGGATCGTCGACGTCTCCTCGATCAAGGAGCTGGCCCGCCGCTGGTACCCGCGGGCGTACTTCAACAGCCCCGAGAAGAACGGCAACCACCGCGCGCTCGCCGACATCCGCGAGTCCATCGCCGAACTGCGCTACTACCGGGAGGCGGTCTTCGTCCCGCAGCCCGGACCGGACTCCGACACCGCCAAGGCGATCGCCGCGAAGCACGTCGTAGCGGCCAGGTAG
- a CDS encoding universal stress protein, which produces MAGHEFFEPADRKRPVAEPTAAEPLAAEEPRQSCDPAFKHGVVVGFDGSTSSERALAYAIGMASRLGSGLVIVHVANRLPTTVWAGCEPPVFVDVPDHRTEVLGLELACADYLADVSWILVERGGDICHELEEVGREYAADAIVVGSSHGLVGRLFGSVAGRLAKRAKRPVVIIP; this is translated from the coding sequence ATGGCCGGTCACGAATTCTTCGAACCCGCGGACCGCAAGCGGCCCGTCGCCGAACCTACGGCGGCCGAGCCCCTGGCGGCCGAAGAGCCACGTCAGTCGTGCGACCCCGCCTTCAAGCACGGGGTCGTGGTCGGCTTCGACGGCTCCACATCCAGTGAGCGTGCCCTCGCGTACGCCATCGGCATGGCGTCCCGACTGGGCTCCGGCCTGGTCATCGTGCATGTCGCCAACCGGCTGCCCACCACGGTGTGGGCCGGCTGCGAGCCTCCCGTCTTCGTGGACGTGCCGGACCACCGCACCGAGGTGCTGGGTCTGGAACTGGCGTGCGCCGACTATCTCGCCGACGTCTCCTGGATCCTGGTCGAGCGCGGCGGCGACATCTGCCACGAACTCGAAGAGGTGGGCCGGGAGTACGCGGCGGACGCCATCGTCGTCGGCTCCAGTCACGGTCTCGTGGGCCGGCTCTTCGGCTCCGTCGCCGGGCGGCTCGCCAAGCGGGCGAAGCGGCCCGTGGTGATCATTCCGTAG
- a CDS encoding ABC transporter substrate-binding protein yields MRAARIRPARKVVVMAAIASLGAGLLAGCADDGKDEDSSSSGDGGGKTTITLGLFGTMGFKEAGLYEEYEKLNPDINIEETVTERNENYYPALVNHLTTGSGLQDVQAIEVGNIAEVVETQADKFVDMSKVEGVKADSWVDWKWKQGVTKDGQAVGLGTDIGPMAICYRKDLFEKAGLPTDRDEVGALWAGDWKKFIEAGEKYKKGAGKDTYFMDSPGGLINAILGGEEEKFYNAAGEVVYKTNPAVKEAFDLTAEAAEKDLVQAQTQFQPAWEQTIANNLFATVACPPWMLGTIKGKSQPEAAGQWDVAAAPTSGNWGGSFLGVPKSGKNVEEAQKLVAWLTAPKQQAKLFAVQGSFPSATAAYELPEVKDAKNEMTGEAPIGELFAKAAESIPAQVIGPKDQIIQQGLTDNGVILVTQGKSPKEAWENATKTIDNNLEK; encoded by the coding sequence ATGCGAGCAGCACGTATACGACCCGCCCGCAAGGTGGTGGTCATGGCGGCCATCGCGTCGCTGGGGGCCGGGCTGCTGGCCGGCTGTGCCGATGACGGGAAGGACGAGGACAGTTCGTCGTCGGGCGACGGCGGCGGCAAGACCACGATCACCCTCGGTCTGTTCGGCACGATGGGCTTCAAGGAGGCCGGCCTCTACGAGGAGTACGAGAAGCTCAACCCGGACATCAACATCGAGGAGACGGTCACCGAGCGGAACGAGAACTACTACCCCGCTCTGGTCAACCACCTCACCACCGGGAGCGGCCTGCAGGACGTCCAGGCCATCGAGGTCGGCAACATCGCCGAGGTCGTCGAGACCCAGGCGGACAAGTTCGTCGACATGTCCAAGGTCGAGGGCGTGAAGGCCGACAGCTGGGTGGACTGGAAGTGGAAGCAGGGAGTCACCAAGGACGGCCAGGCGGTCGGGCTCGGCACCGACATCGGCCCGATGGCCATCTGCTACCGCAAGGACCTCTTCGAGAAGGCGGGCCTGCCGACCGACCGCGACGAGGTCGGCGCGCTGTGGGCGGGTGACTGGAAGAAGTTCATCGAGGCCGGCGAGAAGTACAAGAAGGGTGCCGGCAAGGACACGTACTTCATGGACTCGCCCGGCGGTCTGATCAACGCCATCCTCGGCGGCGAGGAGGAGAAGTTCTACAACGCCGCCGGCGAGGTCGTCTACAAGACCAACCCCGCCGTCAAGGAGGCCTTCGACCTGACCGCGGAGGCCGCCGAGAAGGACCTGGTCCAGGCGCAGACCCAGTTCCAGCCGGCCTGGGAGCAGACCATCGCCAACAACCTGTTCGCCACCGTGGCCTGCCCGCCCTGGATGCTCGGCACCATCAAGGGCAAGTCGCAGCCCGAGGCGGCCGGCCAGTGGGACGTGGCCGCGGCGCCGACGTCCGGCAACTGGGGCGGTTCCTTCCTGGGTGTGCCCAAGAGCGGCAAGAACGTCGAGGAGGCGCAGAAGCTCGTCGCCTGGCTGACCGCGCCGAAGCAGCAGGCCAAGCTGTTCGCCGTGCAGGGCAGCTTCCCGAGCGCCACGGCCGCCTACGAGCTGCCGGAGGTGAAGGACGCGAAGAACGAGATGACGGGCGAAGCGCCGATCGGTGAGCTGTTCGCCAAGGCCGCCGAGTCCATCCCGGCGCAGGTGATCGGCCCGAAGGACCAGATCATCCAGCAGGGCCTGACCGACAACGGCGTCATCCTCGTCACCCAGGGCAAGTCGCCCAAGGAGGCCTGGGAGAACGCCACCAAGACCATCGACAACAACCTGGAGAAGTGA
- a CDS encoding LacI family DNA-binding transcriptional regulator gives MASHGVRGRSGGRPTLEEVAARAGVGRGTVSRVINGSPRVSDATRAVVEAAVAELGYVPNTAARALAANRTDAIALVVPEPETRFFAEPYFSDMLKGVGSELSDTEMQLLLIFAGSDRERERLAQYLAAHRVDGVLLVSVHADDPLPDLLTQLEIPAVISGPRSATESLASVDSDNYGGARSAVEHLLTRGCRRIAHITGRLDVYGAQRRVDGYREALRDAGHAVDEGLIEAGDFTEEGGRRAMEELLRRSPDVDAVFAASDVTAAGARQALREAGRRIPDDVALVGYDDSAIARHMEPPLTSVRQPIEEMGRAMIDLLLAEIADRRPAASRGLERHQVVLATELVERTSS, from the coding sequence ATGGCAAGCCACGGAGTACGTGGTCGGAGCGGTGGCCGGCCCACCCTCGAAGAGGTGGCGGCGCGGGCGGGCGTCGGCCGCGGCACGGTGTCCCGGGTGATCAACGGTTCGCCCCGGGTCAGTGACGCCACCCGGGCGGTCGTCGAGGCGGCGGTCGCGGAACTCGGCTACGTCCCGAACACGGCGGCCCGGGCGCTGGCGGCCAACCGCACCGACGCGATCGCGCTGGTCGTGCCCGAACCGGAGACCCGGTTCTTCGCGGAACCGTACTTCTCGGACATGCTGAAGGGCGTCGGCTCCGAACTCTCCGACACCGAGATGCAACTGCTCCTGATCTTCGCGGGCAGTGACCGGGAGCGCGAGCGGCTCGCCCAGTACCTGGCCGCGCACCGTGTGGACGGCGTCCTGCTGGTCTCGGTGCACGCCGACGACCCGCTGCCCGACCTGCTGACCCAGCTGGAGATCCCCGCCGTGATCAGCGGCCCGCGCTCGGCCACGGAGTCGCTGGCCTCGGTGGACTCGGACAACTACGGCGGCGCCCGCTCCGCCGTCGAGCACCTGCTGACCCGGGGCTGCCGCCGCATCGCCCACATCACCGGCCGCCTCGACGTCTACGGCGCCCAGCGCCGCGTCGACGGCTACCGCGAGGCCCTGCGCGACGCGGGCCACGCGGTGGACGAGGGGCTGATCGAGGCCGGTGACTTCACCGAGGAAGGCGGGCGCCGCGCGATGGAGGAGCTGCTGCGCCGCAGTCCCGACGTGGACGCGGTCTTCGCCGCCTCGGACGTCACCGCGGCGGGTGCCCGCCAGGCGCTGCGCGAGGCGGGGCGGCGCATCCCGGACGACGTGGCGCTGGTCGGTTACGACGACTCGGCGATAGCCCGCCACATGGAGCCGCCCCTGACCAGCGTCCGCCAGCCCATCGAGGAGATGGGCCGCGCCATGATCGACCTGCTGCTGGCCGAGATCGCGGACCGCCGTCCGGCGGCATCGCGGGGGCTGGAGCGGCACCAGGTGGTGCTGGCGACGGAGTTGGTGGAGCGTACGTCGTCCTGA